In Malus sylvestris chromosome 15, drMalSylv7.2, whole genome shotgun sequence, a single genomic region encodes these proteins:
- the LOC126602705 gene encoding protein NRT1/ PTR FAMILY 1.1-like: protein MGAKMKVVASDQTKTITKQITGMKGGLRTMPFIISNESFEKVASFGLQANMILYLVFEYHFDAATGSSILFLWSALSNFTPIIGAFLADSLWGRFHVISMGIIVSLFGMIVLWLTAILPQTRPHDCDPYKEKCVPANTAQVMLLFASFGLMSIGAGGIKPCSLAFGTDQLDNPDNPNNERRLQSFFNWYYASVGVSVMLAVTVIVYIQDQIGWVVGFGVPVGLMFLSTVFFFLGSSLYVKVPPNKNLSAGFLQVFAAAWKNKNSALPPKNFDAWYSPKGSKFVAPTDKLRYLNKACIIRSPEKDIGPDGLAKDPWSLCTVRQVEELKALIRVLPIWSSSIIISVIISQHAFPVLQAKSMERHLFGNIKIPAASFSVFAILTLTIWVAIYDRIIVPLISKYTKRPRGLSFKQRIGGGLAISCLAMAVAAEVERHRRQTAIREGFSNKPEGVVGMSAKWIIPQHCLIGLAEALNAIGQLEFYYSQFPKSMSSIAVALLTLGFGVGSLVGSLLVTIIADATRKGGVSWVSSNLNKAHYDYYYWIVAGLSVVNVFYFLLCSWAYGHCEDKKIWDEGEGEAEEELSKSGEYAVMFSA from the exons ATGGGTGCAAAGATGAAGGTGGTCGCTTCAGACCAAACCAAGACCATCACCAAACAGATCACAGGCATGAAGGGTGGCCTTAGAACCATGCCTTTTATCATCT CAAATGAGTCATTCGAAAAGGTTGCAAGCTTTGGTCTTCAGGCTAATATGATCTTGTACTTGGTATTTGAATATCACTTCGACGCCGCTACCGGATCTAGCATCTTGTTCTTGTGGTCAGCCTTGTCAAATTTTACGCCTATTATCGGAGCTTTTCTCGCCGATTCTCTCTGGGGTCGGTTTCATGTGATTTCTATGGGAATAATCGTTAGCCTATTT GGAATGATTGTGTTATGGCTAACAGCAATACTTCCACAAACAAGGCCACATGATTGCGACCCGTACAAAGAAAAATGTGTTCCGGCAAACACAGCTCAAGTCATGCTTCTCTTCGCCTCATTCGGCCTCATGTCGATCGGAGCCGGTGGCATCAAACCATGTTCCTTGGCCTTTGGTACCGATCAACTGGACAATCCAGACAACCCAAATAACGAAAGGCGCTTGCAGAGCTTCTTCAATTGGTATTATGCTTCAGTTGGAGTCTCAGTCATGCTTGCAGTGACAGTCATTGTTTATATTCAGGATCAAATTGGATGGGTTGTAGGGTTTGGAGTCCCTGTAGGGCTCATGTTCTTGTCCactgttttcttcttcttgggatCTTCCCTTTATGTCAAAGTTCCTCCGAACAAGAACTTGTCTGCTGGATTTCTTCAAGTGTTTGCAGCTGcttggaaaaacaaaaactcGGCGTTGCCACCAAAGAATTTTGATGCATGGTATAGTCCCAAAGGTTCCAAGTTTGTGGCTCCGACGGATAAACTAAG GTACCTAAATAAAGCTTGCATCATAAGAAGTCCTGAAAAGGACATAGGCCCTGATGGTTTGGCCAAAGATCCATGGAGTTTATGCACTGTCAGGCAAGTAGAGGAGCTGAAAGCCTTGATCCGAGTCCTGCCCATTTGGTCTAGCAGCATTATAATCTCAGTTATAATCAGCCAACACGCGTTTCCCGTGCTCCAAGCAAAGTCCATGGAGAGGCATTTGTTTGGCAACATCAAAATTCCAGCAGCCTCATTTTCCGTGTTTGCAATCCTCACTCTCACAATATGGGTGGCCATCTACGACCGTATTATAGTCCCCTTGATATCAAAGTACACGAAAAGGCCACGCGGGCTTAGCTTCAAGCAACGAATAGGGGGTGGACTAGCAATCTCCTGTTTGGCAATGGCAGTGGCTGCAGAGGTTGAGAGGCACAGAAGACAAACAGCAATCCGAGAGGGTTTTTCGAACAAACCGGAGGGTGTAGTCGGCATGTCTGCCAAGTGGATAATCCCACAGCACTGCCTCATTGGACTTGCTGAGGCTCTCAATGCAATAGGGCAACTGGAGTTTTACTACTCTCAGTTCCCAAAGAGCATGTCCAGCATTGCAGTGGCTCTTTTGACGCTAGGGTTTGGAGTTGGGAGCTTGGTGGGGAGTTTGCTTGTTACTATTATCGCTGATGCCACTAGAAAAGGAGGTGTGAGCTGGGTTTCAAGTAACCTCAACAAGGCTCactatgattattattattggaTCGTTGCTGGGTTGAGTGTGGTAAATGTCTTTTACTTTTTACTGTGTAGTTGGGCATATGGGCACTGTGAGGATAAAAAGATTTGGGATGAGGGAGAAGGGGAGGCAGAGGAGGAACTGTCCAAGTCCGGGGAGTATGCAGTTATGTTCTCCGCATAA
- the LOC126604757 gene encoding peroxiredoxin-2-like, whose amino-acid sequence MAPIAVGDVIPDGTLAYFDEEDKVQSVNIHSLAALKKVILFGVPGAFTPTCSLKHLPGFIEKAEELKSKGVEKILCLSVNDPFVMKAWAKTYPENKDVLFLADGSAKYTHDLGLELDLPEKGLGTRSKRFALLIEDLKVKAANIESGGEFTISSADDILKAL is encoded by the exons ATGGCTCCGATTGCAGTCGGCGATGTTATTCCAGACGGCACTCTCGCCTACTTTGACGAGGAAGACAAGGTCCAATCCGTCAACATCCACTCCCTCGCCGCCCTCAAAAAAGTCATCCTCTTCGGCGTCCCCGGTGCCTTCACCCCCACTTGCA GTTTGAAGCATTTGCCTGGATTCATTGAGAAAGCAGAGGAACTTAAATCAAAGGGCGTTGAGAAAATTCTCTGCCTTAGCG TGAATGATCCCTTTGTGATGAAGGCTTGGGCGAAAACATACCCCGAGAACAAAGATGTTCTTTTCCTTGCTGATGGCTCAGCAAAATACACCCATGATCTCGGCCTTGAGCTAGACCTTCCAGAGAAAGGGCTGGGAACTCGTTCTAAGAGGTTTGCTCTCTTGATCGAAGACCTCAAGGTGAAGGCTGCAAATATCGAGAGTGGGGGCGAATTTACCATCTCCAGCGCCGATGACATCCTCAAGGCTCTTTGA